A section of the Paramisgurnus dabryanus chromosome 4, PD_genome_1.1, whole genome shotgun sequence genome encodes:
- the nup133 gene encoding nuclear pore complex protein Nup133 yields MFSPRGTPSSGRRQTPRSAVRKSLSAAQPGLFSPRRSAARASSRVQSHAAVDSRNFDVQTFGSSLPVKVMEALTMADVDDQISVKVEESGWAWMVCGERLIIWKVSQTAVAKLSVCKELQLPSSEFAYSADLISINSSSSLKTAPIQSICALVVSPDGSARFWPSLAHEGTYTETSMDLGGNLCNYVASIKGGNFLVSSFRGQVLRVIPDSSGKLYQRPAQQGQRILSGIGRRVSSLFGIRGAPSDLTVFSVLWMKESGWLYTLSSCGINKWEVYENYEQQVLNLSINQNIADSIADAIWDSESNYSEIKKGVKVAYLDMQLSEAGLVVLAAAWHPADTPCLAYFCLVTLAETTAPSPDQLSVEVTKYNPPFQNEEELQKTRLILPVVSSPAAYLYNEEMVYACSTGAGRGGPPEEKISFSLPGDRICGAGVCEGLPVFFSQNNGLVVVTARESASLLPENMEESLCTSVAGPEGTTLETPPKIDTVANEDKTKLLKQAFLQFCRHDLIGAQSMVDNLFPIDGEGSAELDEVVTQIDLDLVDDYPACDPRWAESVPDEGAGFTLTSLILLHQLEDKMKAHRCLMDFLLQTGLLDRLTSATVRSTPMATRLLLCEHAEKLSAAIVLKNHHAKHPELVNAAILSTLKKNNTEIPANLTPADVFFREVSQISSIFECLLDEEENGLKENPDESVQWAEVVLSVNDIIRDMLQAATQYRETKASLYRAPESSGPEPEYIPWTASGGVGGVRTAITRQHELIIRAAYPYADARLRNVLSEQLVALLDSLLSGYVAQMTSLRRAAQQERYDALEHEYSQKRTELLAPLLELGQHQWVAALAEKYCDFDILVQLCERTDNQSRLQHYMVKFADQNFADFLFRWYMEKGKRGKLLSQPVATHHQLASFLQAHNHLSWLHDIHVQDYQRAHRTLYDQALTETRYFTKKKTLMALSKLTALASDMPEAVHHRQINDIVEQERFLLHQETLPKQLLDEKQLNPDTMPLLTPHNLINLYICDENRGANEYDFKKALDLIEYIEEEDVDIEALKREIFSKALTKDWKESWSSSDDNDDPLEAARDSTFVKILQKLIQEGVSLQSYLPDVKDLLQQEELENLKSKPYFEFLLRANYEHYLKAQI; encoded by the exons ATGTTTTCTCCCCGCGGCACCCCGAGCTCAGGCCGCCGACAGACGCCCCGAAGCGCCGTTCGGAAGAGTTTGAGCGCGGCACAGCCGGGACTGTTCTCACCACGCCGTTCGGCAGCCAG AGCGTCCTCTCGAGTGCAGAGTCATGCCGCTGTGGATTCGAGAAATTTTGATGTTCAGACGTTCGGATCATCTCTGCCTGTCAAAGTCATGGAAGCGCTCACCATGGCCGATG TGGATGATCAGATCTCAGTAAAGGTTGAAGAGTCAGGTTGGGCGTGGATGGTTTGTGGAGAGAGGTTGATCATATGGAAAGTATCTCAGACCGCTGTGGCGAAG CTGTCGGTGTGCAAGGAACTCCAGTTGCCTTCCAGTGAGTTTGCATACAGCGCCGATCTCATTTCCATAAATTCTTCCAGTTCTTTGAAGACGGCACCCATACAG TCCATCTGTGCGTTGGTTGTGTCTCCAGATGGTTCAGCTCGTTTCTGGCCCAGTCTGGCTCATGAAGGGACGTACACTGAGACGTCTATGGACCTGGGTGGAAACCTGTGCAACTACGTAGCATCCATTAAG GGTGGTAATTTCCTCGTGTCGTCGTTCCGCGGCCAGGTGCTCCGGGTCATTCCGGATTCATCCGGTAAACTGTACCAGAGGCCCGCGCAGCAGGGTCAGAGAATACTATCAGGAATTGGCCGCAGAGTTTCCAGCCTGTTCGGCATCCGCGGAGCCCCGTCAGACCTCACG GTGTTCAGCGTGTTGTGGATGAAAGAGTCCGGCTGGCTGTATACTCTCAGCTCTTGTGGGATCAATAAGTGGGAGGTGTATGAGAACTATGAACAGCAGGTTTTGAACTTGAGCATcaatcagaacatcgcagacaGCATCGCCGATGCCATCTGG GACTCAGAAAGCAACTACTCTGAGATCAAGAAAGGAGTCAAAGTGGCTTATCTGGACATGCAGCTCAGCGA AGCAGGATTGGTGGTGCTGGCAGCAGCGTGGCATCCTGCCGACACGCCATGCCTGGCATATTTCTGCCTGGTCACTCTTGCAGAAACCACAGCCCCCAGCCCAGACCAGCTCTCTGTGGAGGTTACAAAGTACAACCCGCCCTTCCAG AATGAGGAGGAGCTACAGAAGACTCGTTTGATTTTGCCTGTGGTGTCCAGTCCTGCTGCATATCTCTATAATGAGGAGATGGTGTACGCCTGCAGCACCGGTGCTGGACGTGGAGGTCCTCCAGAAGAGAAGATTTCTTTTAGCCTTCCAG GTGATCGTATCTGTGGTGCTGGAGTGTGCGAGGGTCTACCTGTGTTTTTCTCTCAAAACAATGGACTTGTTGTGGTGACAGCACGTGAGAGCGCTTCCCTCCTGCCCGAAAACATGGAGGAATCACTCTGCACATCAGTGGCTGGACCCGAG ggcACTACATTAGAGACCCCCCCTAAAATAGATACGGTGGCCAATGAGGACAAAACTAAACTGCTCAAACAAGCTTTCCTGCAGTTTTGCCG TCATGATCTGATCGGTGCTCAGAGCATGGTGGATAACCTCTTTCCGATCGATGGGGAAGGAAGTGCGGAACTGGATGAGGTTGTGACCCAGATTGATCTGGATCTTGTGGATGACTATCCCGCGTGTGACCCCCGCTGGGCAGAGTCTGTACCCGACG AGGGCGCTGGGTTTACGCTGACGTCTCTGATCCTGCTGCATCAGTTGGAGGATAAGATGAAAGCTCACCGCTGCCTCATGGACTTCCTGCTGCAG ACGGGTCTTCTAGATCGCCTCACCTCCGCCACGGTGCGCTCGACTCCAATGGCGACCCGACTCTTGCTGTGCGAACACGCAGAGAAGCTTTCAGCCGCCATTGTGCTGAAGAACCATCACGCCAAACATCCAGAGCTGGTGAACGCGGCCATCCTGTCCACCTTGAAGAAGAACAACACAGAAATCCCTGCCAACTTAACTCCTGCTGATGTTTTCTTCAGAGAG GTGTCTCAGATATCCTCGATCTTTGAGTGTCTGTTGGATGAAGAGGAAAACGGTTTAAAAGAGAATCCTGATGAATCTGTGCAGTGGGCTGAAGTTGTGCTCAGTGTCAATGACATCATCAGG GATATGCTTCAAGCTGCAACACAGTACAGAGAGACCAAAGCATCTCTATACAGAGCCCCAGAGAGCTCCGGTCCTGAACCCGAATACATCCCATGGACAG CCTCAGGTGGAGTGGGTGGAGTTCGGACGGCGATCACACGCCAGCACGAGTTGATCATCCGGGCGGCGTATCCTTACGCAGATGCCAGACTACGCAATGTGCTGAGCGAGCAGCTGGTGGCGCTGCTGGACTCTCTGTTGAGCGGTTACGTGGCTCAAATGACGTCCCTCCGACGCGCCGCACAGCAGGAACGATATGACGCTCTGGAGCACGAGTACTCCCAGAAACGCACAGAGCTTCTTGCACCTCTGC TGGAGTTAGGTCAACATCAGTGGGTTGCAGCACTGGCGGAGAAATACTGCGACTTTGACATATTAGTGCAGCTGTGTGAGCGGACAGATAACCAGAGTCGACTGCAACACTACATGGTCAAATTTGCAGATCAG AACTTTGCCGACTTCTTGTTCCGCTGGTATATGGAGAAAGGCAAGAGAGGGAAGCTGCTGTCTCAGCCAGTAGCAACTCACCATCAGCTGGCCAGCTTCCTGCAGGCTCACAATCATCTCAGCTGGCTACATGACATACATGTGCAAGACTACCAGAGA GCCCATCGCACTCTGTACGATCAAGCCCTTACGGAGACGAGATACTTCACTAAAAAGAAGACCCTGATGGCCCTCAGTAAACTCACAGCTCTCGCGTCAGACATGCCTGAAGCCGTACACCACAGACAGATCAACG ATATAGTGGAGCAGGAAAGATTTCTGCTTCATCAAGAGACTCTGCCTAAACAACTGCTGGATGAGAAACAGCTGAATCCAGATACGATGCCTTTGCTGACTCCTCATAACCTCATTAAT CTGTATATCTGCGATGAGAACCGCGGAGCCAACGAGTACGACTTTAAGAAGGCTCTTGATCTGATTGAATACATTGAAGAG GAGGACGTTGATATTGAGGCCCTGAAGCGAGAGATCTTCAGTAAGGCCTTGACGAAGGATTGGAAAGAGAG TTGGTCGTCTTCAGATGATAATGATGACCCACTGGAAGCAGCCAGAGACAGCACTTTTGTAAAGATCCTGCAGAAACTCATTCAGGAAG GTGTTTCTCTACAGTCGTACCTGCCTGATGTGAAGGATCTCCTACAGCAAGAAGAGCTagaaaatcttaaatcaaaGCCGTATTTTGAGTTCCTCCTGCGAGCCAATTATGAGCACTACCTTAAAGCTCAGATATGA
- the taf5l gene encoding TAF5-like RNA polymerase II p300/CBP-associated factor-associated factor 65 kDa subunit 5L, which translates to MSAPHDLNKRRRRRCEWRETDGVKKRVSPKHILWLKERLSLGLSRTDYAEMKRVRTEQIQHAVSQYLKRRQYTDTDGSLKGAKLSQSAEEMAASLTVQTESSCTNVVSAAPCQSDPQQYESQFSKLRSFLQDADASCTKEVSGVLFPLFLYLHLNMARCGLKGAVDSFYGRFHSLFQQDPEQKAIVDLLRGVFSLQDVTSNPKLCSLLDHKYVVHLTDQAYSYLLRYMQSEDNSAICWVLSTHIQVEVTAVRRTDYQLYGAGLGAGNTTSSSATYTAVDGTEGAEPVDVTTGLPQNEAALDALQDCIKRVREGPPSLTTVCFYAFQHTDQLLNTAEVSADSRLLAAGFDNSAVKLWSLRARKLKAGPHRTDVSKIRLACDLLEEEADDEYTSGSEIKTLRAHSGPVYRTAFLTDGSGLLSCSEDSTVRFWDLNSFTNTVLYHGHAYPVWDVDVSPCSMYFSTASQDRTARLWSFARTYPLRLYAGHLSDVDCVKFHPNSNYVATGSTDKTVRLWSTQQGASVRLFTGHRGPVQSLAFSPNGKYLASAGEDQKLKLWDLASGTLFKDLRGHTDSITSLSFSPDSSLVASASMDNSVRVWDIRNSHGTALSDGSSSELIGQYTGNTSNILNVQFMACNLLLVTGTALEKQEQ; encoded by the exons ATGTCAGCGCCTCATGATCTCAATAAGCGCAGAAGAAGAAGATGTGAGTGGAGGGAGACAGATGGAGTGAAGAAGCGGGTTTCTCCTAAACATATTTTATGGCTCAAAGAGCGCCTTTCTCTCGGCCTGTCACGTACAGATTATGCA GAGATGAAGCGCGTCCGGACCGAACAGATCCAGCATGCTGTGTCCCAGTACCTGAAAAGGAGGCAGTACACAGACACAGATGGGTCTCTGAAGGGAGCCAAACTCTCCCAGTCCGCTGAGGAGATGGCTGCTAGTCTGACAG TTCAGACAGAGTCCAGCTGTACAAATGTGGTGTCCGCAGCCCCCTGTCAATCAGACCCACAGCAGTACGAGTCCCAGTTCTCCAAACTGCGCTCCTTTCTGCAAG ATGCAGACGCATCATGTACAAAGGAGGTGAGTGGGGTATTATTTCCACTCTTTCTCTACCTGCACTTGAACATGGCACGCTGTGGCCTGAAGGGGGCGGTAGACTCGTTTTACGGTCGTTTCCATTCGCTCTTCCAGCAAGACCCTGAGCAGAAAGCCATCGTGGATTTGCTGCGAGGAGTCTTCTCTTTGCAG GATGTGACCTCAAACCCAAAGCTGTGTTCCCTCCTGGATCATAAGTATGTGGTTCACCTGACAGATCAAGCTTACAGCTACCTGCTGCGCTACATGCAGAGTGAAGATAACAGCGCCATCTGCTGGGTGCTCAGCACACATATACAG GTTGAAGTTACAGCGGTGCGCCGAACAGACTACCAGCTGTATGGGGCTGGGCTCGGAGCGGGAAACACAACCTCTTCGTCTGCCACCTACACTGCGGTGGATGGGACGGAGGGGGCGGAGCCTGTGGACGTCACCACTGGGTTACCTCAAAATGAGGCCGCGTTGGATGCCTTGCAGGACTGTATAAAGCGCGTGCGAGAGGGTCCGCCTTCACTCACCACCGTCTGCTTCTACGCGTTCCAGCACACGGACCAACTGCTCAATACGGCGGAGGTTTCGGCGGACAGCCGCCTGCTTGCCGCTGGCTTTGATAACTCGGCCGTGAAACTGTGGAGTTTACGGGCACGGAAACTGAAGGCGGGGCCTCACAGGACTGATGTGTCTAAAATACGACTCGCATGTGACCTGCTTGAGGAAGAG GCAGACGATGAGTACACCTCAGGCAGTGAAATTAAGACCCTGCGTGCTCACAGCGGTCCCGTCTACCGCACAGCCTTCCTCACCGACGGCTCCGGTCTGCTGTCCTGTTCAGAGGACTCCACCGTGCGCTTCTGGGATCTGAACAGCTTTACCAACACAGTCCTGTACCATGGCCATGCCTACCCCGTTTGGGACGTGGACGTCAGTCCCTGCAGCATGTACTTCTCCACGGCATCTCAAGACCGCACCGCTCGCCTCTGGAGCTTCGCCCGCACGTACCCGCTCCGTCTCTACGCCGGCCACCTCTCCGATGTCGACTGCGTCAAATTTCACCCCAACTCTAATTACGTGGCGACCGGCTCCACTGACAAAACGGTGCGCCTGTGGAGCACGCAACAGGGGGCGTCCGTCAGGTTGTTCACCGGGCACCGCGGGCCCGTGCAATCGCTCGCCTTCTCGCCCAACGGGAAATACCTGGCGTCGGCCGGAGAGGATCAGAAACTGAAACTGTGGGACCTCGCATCCGGCACGTTGTTCAAAGACCTTAGGGGTCACACAGATAGCATCACAAGCCTTTCCTTTAGCCCGGACAGTAGTCTGGTGGCCTCCGCGTCTATGGATAATTCTGTGCGGGTGTGGGACATACGGAACTCGCATGGCACTGCCCTGTCTGACGGCTCTAGCAGCGAGCTGATTGGACAATACACGGGCAATACTAGTAATATACTGAACGTCCAGTTTATGGCCTGTAACTTGTTGCTGGTGACGGGCACTGCGCTAGAGAAACAAGAACAGTAG